The following proteins are encoded in a genomic region of Comamonas resistens:
- a CDS encoding heavy metal translocating P-type ATPase, whose product MPKPDSNERLFDYEKARVAGRMVFAVEGLWCVSCAMALQRVLQRVPGVSSATVNFTSGSALVTWAPELIDFAQLLRRASDLGYALSPVRGGGELEAALHRQAKRIRLQLTIAVVFGMWSMLGSWVLYLNADEVADQAMVIGWASVLASLPVITYSALDFYRAAVRSLRAGIAGMDVFASVAVLGSLSVSVWNLTIGSSAIFTDAATMLIAFLLIGRLIEIHARQESRLAMSALSSLAPETVTQLDACDGDLVERLVLLTSIARGDTVLIRANERIAVDGTVVLGESAVDLSLLHGESIPKAVRPGDEVFAGTINLQGPLRVQVTAGAGERRLDLLGLRMLELFGGRSSLSETAERFVRFLLPAMVIASLLALAHYLWIGRPADVAILGALSILVAACPCAVGLAMPLAYAFTAREAARRGILVRDPASVEALGRVRTIAFDKTGTLTQGLLGIMEIKTRQGWDEQKVLHLAARAEIGVVHPISLALTAEAQRRGIQVSPAQEQRIRAFGRGVMMEEPGGDVRVGERQWLIESGVAGVPGEDDRPGLVHVAKGGDWIGCLRLQDTPRIDARASLQTLQAQGLKLWLLTGDSQAASEDLVFTLGVMFDRIESACSPESKARAVDESATPVAFIGDGANDGLVLARAACGVAIPGSSSVAVSAAGVVITRGGVGAVVEVHRLARKFNRIVRENLAFAVAYNAAVVLVFFEVGVTPFAAALAMLTSSLSVLLNTLRLLKNEPTNGSPVPSSSLHSRSSVP is encoded by the coding sequence ATGCCCAAGCCGGACAGTAACGAGCGACTCTTCGATTACGAAAAGGCACGTGTCGCCGGGCGCATGGTCTTTGCCGTAGAGGGCCTTTGGTGCGTGAGCTGCGCAATGGCCTTGCAGCGCGTTTTGCAACGCGTCCCAGGCGTTTCATCGGCGACGGTCAACTTCACCTCGGGCTCCGCGCTCGTGACCTGGGCCCCCGAGCTGATCGACTTCGCGCAGCTTCTTCGACGCGCCAGCGATCTGGGGTATGCCCTGTCTCCGGTGAGGGGGGGCGGCGAACTGGAGGCCGCTCTGCACCGGCAGGCCAAGCGAATTCGTCTCCAACTCACCATTGCCGTCGTCTTCGGCATGTGGAGCATGCTCGGCTCGTGGGTGCTCTACCTGAATGCGGATGAGGTTGCAGATCAAGCGATGGTTATTGGCTGGGCCAGCGTCCTTGCGAGCCTGCCCGTGATCACATATTCCGCCTTGGACTTCTATCGTGCAGCAGTGCGTTCGCTGCGCGCTGGCATCGCAGGGATGGATGTGTTCGCCTCAGTCGCAGTTCTTGGCTCGCTGTCCGTCTCGGTCTGGAATCTCACAATCGGATCCTCGGCCATCTTCACTGATGCCGCGACCATGCTCATCGCCTTTTTGCTGATCGGGCGGTTGATAGAGATCCACGCACGCCAAGAAAGCCGGTTGGCGATGAGCGCATTGAGCAGCCTCGCCCCCGAGACCGTCACGCAGTTGGACGCTTGCGACGGCGATTTGGTAGAGCGCCTGGTATTGCTGACCTCAATCGCACGTGGCGACACCGTGCTCATCCGCGCGAATGAGCGTATTGCAGTCGACGGAACAGTGGTGTTGGGGGAATCAGCGGTCGACCTCTCGCTGCTCCATGGCGAATCCATTCCCAAAGCAGTACGGCCTGGAGACGAAGTGTTCGCCGGCACCATCAATCTGCAAGGGCCACTCCGAGTCCAGGTCACGGCTGGCGCGGGCGAGCGCAGGCTGGATCTGCTTGGATTGCGCATGCTCGAGTTATTCGGGGGACGTTCGTCGCTGTCGGAAACGGCAGAGCGCTTTGTTCGCTTTCTTCTCCCCGCCATGGTGATTGCCTCTTTGCTGGCCCTGGCTCATTACCTATGGATAGGACGCCCAGCAGATGTCGCAATACTTGGCGCGCTCAGCATTCTGGTAGCGGCGTGTCCTTGCGCGGTCGGCTTGGCTATGCCGCTTGCATATGCGTTCACCGCTCGTGAAGCCGCCCGTCGCGGGATACTCGTGCGAGATCCAGCCAGCGTGGAAGCATTGGGGCGCGTTCGCACCATAGCCTTTGACAAGACCGGCACCCTGACGCAGGGGCTGCTCGGCATTATGGAAATAAAGACGCGACAGGGATGGGATGAGCAGAAGGTACTCCATTTGGCAGCCAGAGCGGAAATTGGTGTTGTGCATCCGATCTCGCTGGCGCTGACGGCCGAGGCCCAGCGGCGGGGAATACAGGTCTCGCCTGCTCAAGAGCAACGTATCAGAGCTTTCGGTCGGGGCGTGATGATGGAGGAGCCCGGCGGCGACGTCCGTGTAGGCGAGCGGCAATGGTTGATCGAAAGCGGCGTTGCCGGAGTGCCAGGTGAAGACGACCGGCCCGGCCTGGTACACGTCGCCAAAGGCGGCGACTGGATCGGCTGTTTGCGCCTGCAAGATACCCCACGCATTGACGCACGGGCCTCTCTGCAGACGCTGCAGGCTCAAGGGCTCAAACTGTGGCTGCTAACGGGGGACTCGCAGGCAGCGTCGGAAGATTTAGTCTTCACCTTGGGCGTGATGTTCGACCGGATCGAGAGTGCATGCAGTCCTGAATCCAAGGCCCGAGCCGTAGACGAGAGTGCGACGCCTGTCGCCTTCATCGGAGATGGCGCAAACGACGGGCTGGTTCTTGCCAGAGCCGCCTGCGGCGTCGCTATTCCGGGATCGAGTTCGGTCGCCGTTTCCGCCGCAGGCGTGGTTATCACACGCGGAGGTGTCGGTGCCGTGGTGGAGGTCCACCGGTTAGCGAGAAAATTTAACCGCATCGTTCGCGAAAACCTCGCGTTCGCTGTGGCCTACAACGCGGCTGTCGTCCTTGTCTTCTTCGAGGTCGGTGTTACGCCATTCGCAGCGGCACTGGCCATGCTTACCAGTAGCCTTTCGGTTCTATTGAACACGTTGCGTCTTCTGAAGAACGAACCGACAAATGGCAGCCCAGTGCCTTCATCCTCACTTCACTCGCGGAGCAGTGTTCCATGA
- a CDS encoding MBL fold metallo-hydrolase, which produces MQIEPFFDEDSSTFSYIVLDTKSGQCAILDSVLGYDPKSGRTSRAGVDRIAERVCKLGASVQWLLETHVHADHLSAAPSLQSLLGGRTGIGTNIRTVQHVFGQLFNAEPEFARDGRQFDHLFEDDETFMLGTLQVRTMHTPGHTPACMTYVIVDSAAPDAPAAAFVGDTLFMPDYGTARCDFPGGDARTLFRSIGRVLSLPPDTVLYMCHDYRPGGRELQWKTTVAEERAHNIHVRDGITEEDFTATREQRDSTLAMPLLLLPSVQVNMRAGELPPAESNGIHYLKIPIDAR; this is translated from the coding sequence GTGCAGATCGAACCCTTCTTTGACGAAGACAGCAGTACGTTCAGCTACATTGTGCTGGACACAAAGAGCGGCCAGTGCGCGATCCTGGACAGCGTGCTCGGCTACGATCCCAAGTCCGGCCGCACCTCGCGCGCCGGTGTGGACCGCATTGCCGAGCGCGTGTGCAAGCTGGGTGCAAGCGTCCAGTGGCTGCTGGAGACCCACGTGCACGCCGATCACTTGAGCGCAGCGCCATCCCTTCAGTCGCTGCTGGGTGGCCGTACTGGCATCGGTACGAACATCCGCACGGTGCAACACGTATTCGGACAGCTCTTCAACGCGGAGCCGGAGTTTGCACGCGACGGCCGGCAATTCGACCACTTGTTCGAGGACGACGAGACCTTCATGCTTGGTACGCTGCAGGTACGGACCATGCACACGCCCGGCCACACGCCCGCGTGCATGACCTATGTGATCGTGGACAGCGCTGCTCCCGATGCACCTGCCGCAGCGTTCGTGGGCGACACGCTGTTTATGCCCGACTATGGCACGGCGCGCTGCGATTTTCCCGGCGGCGACGCGCGCACGTTGTTCCGCTCGATCGGCCGTGTGCTGTCGCTGCCGCCGGATACCGTGCTCTACATGTGTCACGACTACCGTCCCGGTGGGCGCGAGCTTCAATGGAAGACCACCGTGGCCGAGGAACGTGCGCACAACATCCATGTTCGCGATGGCATCACCGAGGAGGACTTCACGGCCACGCGCGAGCAGCGCGATTCCACGCTGGCGATGCCGTTGCTGCTGCTGCCATCGGTACAGGTGAACATGCGGGCCGGCGAACTGCCACCCGCTGAATCCAACGGCATCCACTACCTCAAGATTCCCATCGATGCGCGGTGA
- a CDS encoding histidine kinase dimerization/phospho-acceptor domain-containing protein: MAWRGLSNQRAFTYVTAHDLRTPLTVMDTHLQLARISESTDETGRVRNS, translated from the coding sequence ATCGCTTGGCGCGGACTCTCCAACCAGCGCGCATTTACTTATGTCACAGCGCATGACCTGCGAACGCCCTTGACCGTGATGGATACACACCTGCAGTTAGCTCGGATAAGCGAAAGCACCGACGAAACGGGACGGGTGCGAAACAGTTGA
- the ccmA gene encoding cytochrome c biogenesis heme-transporting ATPase CcmA: protein MLEALDLVGVRGERRLFDCLNFRLTPGDCLSVQGENGSGKTTLLRMLAGLAMPDAGKILWNGNLLRNQREDYQRNLIYSGHGIGLKEDLNAQENLLAAAAIAGESASPEQAAEALNEVGLAEHKKLPIRMLSQGQKRRASLARLCLYKRKVWILDEPLTALDKLGVQWFGEMINRHQARGGMIALTSHQELATKNSQFVRIGA, encoded by the coding sequence ATGCTTGAAGCTCTTGATCTGGTTGGCGTCCGCGGAGAACGTCGCCTGTTTGACTGTTTGAATTTCCGGCTTACGCCGGGCGATTGCCTGTCGGTGCAGGGCGAGAACGGGAGCGGCAAGACCACGCTACTGAGAATGCTGGCAGGCCTCGCAATGCCCGATGCGGGCAAAATTTTGTGGAACGGAAATCTCCTGCGCAACCAGCGAGAAGATTACCAACGCAACCTGATCTATAGCGGCCACGGCATTGGACTTAAAGAAGACCTCAATGCCCAGGAAAACCTGCTCGCAGCAGCTGCAATCGCAGGCGAATCAGCATCTCCGGAACAGGCAGCAGAAGCATTAAACGAGGTTGGCTTGGCAGAGCACAAGAAGCTGCCAATTAGGATGTTGTCGCAAGGCCAAAAACGCCGCGCGAGCTTGGCTCGACTATGTCTTTATAAAAGGAAGGTATGGATTCTCGATGAGCCGTTAACAGCGCTCGACAAACTCGGCGTGCAATGGTTTGGTGAGATGATCAATCGGCATCAGGCACGAGGAGGAATGATCGCTCTAAC